In Paenibacillus sp. JQZ6Y-1, a genomic segment contains:
- a CDS encoding S-layer homology domain-containing protein produces the protein MKKILSMLMAVVLLAGLLPQGFGGSTAHAATGSFFIFPNESYDPTSPHVVGDSKVTITGSYNSVNATSIRYSVTRIYKNGSSYVEDTTNQTTGLSNYTTSNSSITVTDIPLYAGLNKVTFSGAASGGGSNVSESIYFEYHDGPTIYNLSALLDGNTTALSEDSPAILTASKSGTSFGQDTASISLTGFAPNATKVTVSVNGGSSRTATVSSSNNYSFTVAPLTINSGKNTLSIQASNGTQTLTTTREVTFYNGSTTFYDTYATNGSNKSTDLSNFPDFSIAPESDGKGKAGVTGKVVIPLTDGKVPTLTDYLTYTLSGGVSATGTITPTLVDNTTSYMTLSYTIPDTSGIAFAQQVNVKLTASGGTITSPGLGFTLRNSTSPYIYKLNYLSGYSASTTSSQALSMTGTTLDGANIFSLPTAVEVLVANADNSTTVDLTGIVDSTGKSVTAGTWTTSQIATSSTVVNVNGTQQTMKRYLIQLSKIPVTGTMKLTFTATKGSETSTSSATVNILYGPYITYTKAYDGQVVSYGQNNSAVNQEVVVTGLDSFKGKLQNVADTSTIKYSGDGQTVFFYINNTLVPLQQVSGQGIENFQVVSYSDAYSAMFSGENTIKFVFKSSTTSYENTIKVNLVPTDIPVVPYNTTLGMFPFTYSSANDAVPTAKDATNFPMSGSNYTTKQSKFNVYGTFDFVDLGKTASAVSGNLSSINTPTNYKLVISDSTGATVATWTLNNQFGAMQSGVATSDAFNTSKAAVDSLSVYYEYSTQSFAFVLRNRSMPTDGSPIVYTFTVYNTGDGGPTATATMEIDPISATYDIVRPLTAQKTTNSNFIDVVINSKNASAVTINKEKATVEQLDMDHDGNPEFEYAYHVRVKDLKANKETKIPITVTIGDNTTKDTVTVTYVPTNIPGAQYMQEMKNSAKVFNGDLQLKFPAGTSLIRRDADSTDDYSGEVLSGNTLLFAIANSNDGVVERYDIETAPVGVKALFSTVGKQYFVTNFNTHFVKASDVYWIDPGVADDSSTTAYDPITEGQDPYQPATYTSNPVAKSYYLRASENELVPSKRGTITLSYLSDMAVDAGKTVTVLYFDPELKQWSNIGGVVNASKRTITVPFDRFGYYVVAKLSYSYNDIVQHSYARNYMEALYSKGIMKATDPDTAFGANQYITRGEFVTAIVKALEIPLNYNGTKHFIDVSTSLNSITDDSLYDFRYIETAARAGFVRGTQPQVFSAADNITRQDAAVIIASATNLKLETDNTKVDAGLQKIFKDYASIDRYARASVLAVAKKGYINGSAIDATDTTKGYNFEPTAKMLRADTAAILARVMIGQKLLPKMS, from the coding sequence TTGAAGAAAATACTATCGATGCTTATGGCGGTAGTCTTGCTGGCTGGTCTTTTGCCGCAGGGATTTGGTGGAAGCACAGCCCATGCAGCAACAGGAAGCTTTTTCATTTTCCCTAACGAAAGCTATGATCCTACTTCCCCACACGTTGTAGGGGATAGCAAGGTAACTATTACAGGTAGTTATAACAGCGTGAATGCAACAAGCATTCGTTATAGCGTAACGCGTATTTACAAAAACGGTAGTAGTTATGTAGAAGATACGACGAATCAAACGACCGGTTTGTCGAACTATACAACAAGCAACTCCAGTATTACTGTTACTGATATTCCTTTGTATGCCGGTCTGAATAAAGTAACCTTCTCCGGTGCAGCATCCGGTGGTGGCTCCAATGTATCGGAATCGATTTATTTTGAATATCATGATGGTCCAACGATTTACAATCTTTCCGCTTTGTTGGATGGCAATACAACAGCATTAAGCGAAGATTCACCAGCTATTCTGACTGCTTCTAAAAGCGGAACAAGCTTTGGTCAAGATACAGCGAGTATCTCTCTGACAGGTTTTGCTCCTAACGCAACAAAAGTAACTGTATCCGTAAATGGCGGTTCCAGCCGTACGGCAACAGTGTCCAGTTCTAATAATTATTCTTTTACTGTAGCACCACTGACGATCAACAGCGGTAAAAACACTTTGAGCATTCAAGCTTCTAATGGTACGCAAACACTCACAACTACTCGTGAAGTGACCTTCTACAACGGAAGCACTACTTTTTATGACACGTATGCTACAAACGGTAGCAACAAATCGACTGATCTGTCTAACTTCCCAGATTTCAGTATTGCACCTGAATCTGATGGTAAAGGTAAAGCAGGCGTAACAGGTAAAGTCGTTATTCCTTTGACAGATGGTAAAGTGCCGACACTGACTGATTACCTGACGTATACGTTGTCTGGTGGTGTATCCGCAACAGGAACGATCACACCAACACTCGTAGACAATACAACATCCTATATGACATTGTCATATACTATTCCAGATACAAGTGGCATTGCATTTGCACAGCAAGTCAATGTGAAATTGACAGCATCCGGTGGTACTATCACAAGTCCGGGTCTTGGTTTTACACTGCGTAATTCTACATCTCCGTATATTTACAAACTGAATTATCTGTCCGGCTACTCTGCATCTACTACGTCCAGTCAAGCACTGAGTATGACCGGAACTACACTAGATGGCGCTAATATCTTCTCACTGCCAACAGCAGTTGAAGTACTGGTTGCCAATGCAGACAACAGCACAACTGTAGATCTGACTGGAATTGTCGATTCTACTGGTAAGTCCGTAACAGCGGGCACATGGACAACAAGTCAGATTGCAACTTCTAGTACAGTTGTTAACGTCAACGGAACGCAACAAACAATGAAACGCTATCTGATTCAACTGAGTAAAATTCCGGTTACCGGAACTATGAAACTCACGTTTACAGCAACGAAAGGTTCGGAGACAAGTACGTCTTCGGCAACAGTTAATATTCTGTACGGACCTTATATCACGTACACTAAAGCTTATGATGGTCAAGTGGTAAGTTATGGACAAAATAACTCTGCCGTTAACCAAGAGGTTGTGGTTACGGGTCTGGATAGCTTCAAAGGTAAACTGCAAAACGTTGCAGATACCAGCACAATCAAGTACAGCGGAGATGGACAGACTGTATTCTTCTATATCAACAATACTCTTGTCCCACTGCAGCAAGTAAGTGGACAAGGCATTGAGAACTTCCAAGTTGTTAGCTATAGCGATGCATATAGCGCCATGTTCTCTGGTGAAAATACAATCAAGTTCGTCTTTAAATCGAGCACTACTTCGTATGAGAATACAATCAAAGTAAATCTGGTTCCAACAGATATTCCAGTTGTTCCGTATAACACAACACTAGGTATGTTCCCATTCACCTACTCCAGTGCGAATGATGCTGTACCGACAGCGAAGGACGCTACCAACTTCCCAATGAGTGGTTCCAACTACACAACCAAACAATCCAAATTCAATGTATATGGAACATTTGATTTTGTGGATCTTGGTAAAACAGCCTCTGCTGTAAGTGGTAACTTAAGTTCGATTAATACACCAACCAACTACAAATTGGTGATTTCCGATTCCACTGGTGCTACTGTAGCAACATGGACGTTGAACAACCAATTTGGCGCTATGCAAAGTGGTGTAGCCACATCGGATGCGTTCAACACATCCAAGGCTGCAGTAGATAGCTTGAGCGTATACTACGAATACAGCACACAGTCTTTTGCCTTTGTACTGCGTAATCGAAGCATGCCTACGGATGGCAGCCCAATTGTATACACATTTACCGTATACAACACTGGTGATGGCGGTCCAACTGCAACAGCTACAATGGAAATTGACCCCATTAGTGCAACGTACGACATTGTTCGTCCGCTGACAGCTCAAAAAACAACAAACAGCAACTTTATAGACGTTGTTATCAATTCCAAAAATGCATCAGCTGTAACGATCAATAAAGAAAAAGCTACAGTAGAACAACTGGATATGGATCATGATGGCAATCCTGAATTTGAATATGCTTACCATGTCCGTGTCAAGGATCTGAAAGCGAACAAAGAAACCAAGATTCCAATTACTGTAACGATTGGTGATAACACCACCAAAGATACCGTTACTGTAACTTATGTGCCTACCAATATTCCGGGTGCACAATATATGCAAGAAATGAAAAACTCGGCTAAAGTATTTAATGGCGATCTGCAACTGAAGTTCCCTGCAGGTACTAGTTTGATTCGCAGAGATGCTGATTCCACTGATGATTATAGTGGCGAAGTGCTTTCTGGCAACACATTGCTCTTTGCTATCGCTAACAGCAATGATGGTGTAGTAGAACGTTATGATATTGAAACTGCACCTGTAGGCGTGAAGGCTCTATTCAGTACCGTTGGTAAGCAATACTTTGTAACCAACTTTAACACACACTTTGTCAAAGCCAGTGATGTATACTGGATTGATCCAGGTGTTGCAGATGACTCCTCAACAACAGCTTATGATCCAATTACAGAAGGTCAAGACCCGTATCAACCAGCAACGTATACAAGCAACCCTGTAGCGAAAAGCTACTACCTGCGTGCTTCTGAAAACGAACTGGTGCCTTCGAAGCGTGGTACTATCACATTGTCTTATCTGTCCGATATGGCTGTAGATGCTGGTAAAACAGTAACAGTGTTGTACTTTGACCCTGAACTGAAGCAGTGGAGTAATATTGGTGGGGTTGTTAATGCCAGCAAACGTACGATCACTGTACCGTTTGACCGCTTTGGTTATTATGTAGTTGCGAAATTGAGCTATTCATACAACGATATCGTTCAGCACAGTTATGCACGTAACTATATGGAAGCTCTCTATTCCAAAGGAATTATGAAAGCAACCGATCCAGATACAGCTTTCGGTGCTAACCAATATATCACTCGCGGTGAGTTTGTAACTGCAATTGTTAAAGCTCTGGAAATCCCTTTAAACTACAATGGTACTAAGCACTTCATTGATGTGAGTACAAGCTTGAACTCTATCACAGATGATTCGCTGTATGATTTCCGTTATATTGAAACAGCTGCTCGTGCTGGCTTCGTACGTGGTACCCAGCCGCAAGTATTTAGCGCAGCTGATAATATCACACGTCAGGATGCTGCTGTCATCATCGCCAGCGCAACCAACCTGAAGCTGGAAACCGATAATACCAAAGTCGATGCAGGTCTGCAAAAGATCTTCAAAGACTATGCGTCTATTGACCGCTACGCTCGCGCGTCCGTATTAGCAGTAGCGAAAAAAGGATATATCAACGGTTCTGCTATTGACGCTACCGATACAACAAAAGGCTATAACTTTGAGCCAACAGCCAAAATGCTGCGTGCTGATACAGCTGCTATTCTTGCACGTGTCATGATTGGTCAAAAATTGCTGCCTAAGATGTCTTAA
- a CDS encoding copper amine oxidase N-terminal domain-containing protein, with product MKKSTKKVINVAASAALLAGVAPVAGIIAPSQAHAAGSFDVYNVPTLSTSSQPGVALGRVKINVDQRTLSNADRQTLTVTLPQGFEFPTNAPLTEGTASATANTYELVNAGGGVSIAVSTVNSRTAQIFFSGSNNTDDAELILNLNEINATGPSSGDVNLNFSASTQSGLPTGNVKVATVVSSGQVALEARETDSSSDNFTFTLRVTESVAASLKNGNAVKIKLPTGFEWDGRGAFTSLYGNLTDSNITTNFDGDTLTLASNSLSTTASSFDLDLNFSVEDEDKAKEGDITATVSGNSSANVSSLVVGSYGQYGGGVTVASPTTVVAGQDEQQLGDIVVKESVAGSFIAGRTVTLQLPEGARWQSVYEDGEDATGTTGSIDTANGLTQPNINYTGTDGRTLRMTFPTQNTSSNAGSITLKDVEVAVQPGFTGDLNVAVAGSQGLTGTVKVATAVSSVSLSATNATYNIAIGTDNASIGDLTLKEGAAGALTDDDNGQVEILLPAGVTFGSTPTVSVTSGDLTIRNVSVDTYNNSGTQGVLRFYVDSESTTASTVTISGVNLRIDRTVPQGDIIAKVQGDAAANTAYHGAGDVTDVWHDSYRYAAQAAIATIGTAPAGTTDNAVKAIYTIGSTAYTVNGETRTAEVAPYVENGRTYLPVRYVAEALGVSQANILFDKATSVVTLLKGDRTVQLKLNTNQLTINGTTINMDVKAVTKSNRTVLPIAWVGKALDAVVQYDAASKTVTVNSK from the coding sequence ATGAAAAAGTCTACTAAAAAAGTAATTAACGTCGCAGCAAGCGCAGCTCTGCTGGCAGGCGTAGCTCCAGTTGCAGGTATCATTGCTCCATCGCAAGCACATGCAGCAGGTAGCTTTGATGTTTACAACGTTCCAACTCTGAGCACTAGCTCCCAACCGGGTGTTGCTCTGGGCCGCGTTAAAATCAACGTTGACCAACGTACTTTGAGTAATGCTGATCGTCAAACTCTGACTGTTACATTGCCACAAGGTTTTGAATTCCCAACTAATGCTCCTTTGACTGAAGGTACAGCTTCTGCTACTGCAAACACTTACGAACTGGTTAACGCTGGTGGCGGCGTAAGTATTGCTGTTAGCACAGTGAATTCTAGAACAGCTCAAATCTTCTTCAGTGGTTCTAACAATACTGATGATGCTGAACTGATTCTGAACCTGAACGAAATCAACGCTACTGGTCCTAGCAGCGGTGATGTTAACCTGAACTTCAGTGCTTCTACACAAAGCGGTCTGCCAACAGGTAACGTTAAAGTAGCTACTGTAGTATCTTCTGGTCAAGTAGCTCTGGAAGCTCGTGAAACAGATTCCAGTAGCGACAACTTCACATTCACACTGCGTGTGACTGAATCTGTAGCAGCTTCCCTGAAAAACGGTAACGCTGTAAAAATCAAACTTCCAACTGGTTTTGAGTGGGATGGTCGCGGTGCATTCACTAGCTTGTACGGCAACCTGACAGACAGTAACATTACCACTAACTTTGATGGTGATACACTGACTCTGGCATCTAACTCTCTGTCCACTACTGCTTCTTCCTTCGACCTGGATCTGAACTTCTCCGTTGAAGACGAAGATAAAGCTAAAGAAGGCGACATCACTGCAACTGTAAGTGGTAACTCTTCCGCTAACGTATCTTCTCTGGTTGTTGGTTCTTACGGTCAATACGGCGGTGGTGTAACTGTTGCATCCCCAACTACTGTAGTAGCTGGTCAAGATGAGCAACAACTGGGCGACATCGTTGTTAAAGAATCCGTAGCTGGATCTTTCATCGCTGGTCGTACAGTAACACTGCAACTGCCTGAGGGCGCTCGTTGGCAGTCTGTTTACGAAGATGGTGAAGATGCAACTGGTACAACTGGTTCTATCGACACTGCAAACGGTCTGACTCAACCAAACATCAACTACACTGGTACTGATGGTCGTACTCTGCGTATGACATTCCCAACACAAAACACTTCTAGCAACGCTGGTTCTATCACGTTGAAAGATGTTGAAGTAGCCGTGCAACCAGGATTCACTGGTGACCTGAATGTTGCTGTAGCTGGTAGCCAAGGTCTGACTGGTACTGTTAAAGTAGCAACAGCAGTATCTTCTGTATCTCTGTCCGCTACTAACGCAACTTACAACATTGCAATCGGTACTGACAATGCTTCCATTGGCGATCTGACTCTGAAAGAAGGCGCTGCTGGTGCCCTGACAGATGACGATAACGGTCAAGTAGAAATTCTGCTGCCAGCTGGTGTGACTTTCGGATCCACTCCGACAGTATCCGTAACTTCCGGTGACCTGACTATCCGTAACGTGTCCGTTGACACTTACAACAACAGCGGTACTCAAGGCGTTCTGCGCTTCTACGTTGATAGCGAAAGCACAACTGCAAGCACAGTAACAATCAGCGGTGTAAACCTGCGTATCGACCGTACTGTACCACAAGGCGATATCATCGCTAAAGTACAAGGCGATGCAGCAGCTAATACTGCTTACCACGGTGCTGGCGATGTAACTGATGTATGGCATGACAGCTACCGTTACGCAGCTCAAGCAGCTATCGCTACAATCGGTACTGCTCCAGCTGGAACTACTGACAACGCAGTAAAAGCTATCTACACAATCGGTAGCACTGCTTACACAGTAAACGGCGAAACTCGCACAGCTGAAGTTGCTCCTTACGTAGAAAACGGCCGCACTTACTTGCCAGTTCGTTACGTAGCAGAAGCTCTGGGTGTATCCCAAGCTAACATCCTGTTCGACAAAGCTACTTCCGTAGTTACCCTGCTCAAAGGTGACCGTACAGTTCAACTGAAACTGAACACTAACCAACTGACAATCAACGGTACTACAATCAACATGGATGTTAAAGCTGTAACTAAATCCAACCGTACTGTACTGCCTATCGCATGGGTTGGTAAAGCTCTGGATGCAGTTGTTCAATACGACGCAGCTTCCAAAACTGTAACAGTAAACAGCAAATAA
- the metK gene encoding methionine adenosyltransferase — MSTIKKHLFTSESVTEGHPDKICDQISDAVLDAFLENDPNARVACEVSVATGLVLVIGEISSKSEYVDIPAIVRNTIKEIGYTRAKYGFDYNTCAVLTSLNEQSADIAQGVNSALETRDPEQLKLETENIGAGDQGLMFGFATNETPELMPLPIALSHRIARRLSEVRKDGTLNYLRPDGKTQVTVEYQDNKPVRVDAIVVSTQHAEDTTLQQIQEDIRKHVILPVVPAELLDDETKYFINPTGRFVIGGPQGDAGLTGRKIIVDTYGGYARHGGGAFSGKDPTKVDRSAAYAARYVAKNIIAAGLADKCEIQLAYAIGVANPVSINVDTYGTGKVAEDKLVELIRKHFDLRPTGIIRMLDLRRPIYRQTAAYGHFGRTDVDLPWERVDKAELLRSEAGL; from the coding sequence TTGTCCACGATTAAAAAACATTTATTCACATCAGAGTCTGTAACAGAAGGACATCCTGATAAAATTTGTGACCAAATTTCGGATGCTGTACTGGATGCTTTTTTGGAAAACGATCCAAATGCGCGTGTTGCGTGTGAAGTGTCTGTTGCCACAGGTCTGGTTCTTGTTATCGGTGAAATCAGCAGCAAATCGGAATATGTTGATATTCCGGCAATTGTGCGTAACACCATAAAAGAAATTGGCTATACACGTGCCAAGTACGGTTTCGATTACAATACATGTGCAGTACTGACTTCCCTGAATGAACAATCTGCCGATATTGCTCAAGGCGTCAACTCCGCGCTGGAAACACGCGATCCAGAGCAGCTGAAGCTTGAAACTGAAAATATTGGTGCTGGTGACCAAGGTCTGATGTTTGGTTTTGCTACCAATGAGACACCTGAACTGATGCCATTACCGATCGCATTGTCGCATCGTATCGCACGTCGTTTGTCTGAAGTACGTAAAGATGGTACTTTGAATTACCTGCGTCCTGATGGTAAAACGCAAGTAACCGTGGAATACCAAGACAATAAACCGGTTCGTGTTGACGCTATTGTTGTTTCGACACAGCACGCAGAAGATACAACGCTGCAACAAATTCAAGAAGACATCCGCAAACATGTTATTTTGCCGGTTGTTCCTGCTGAATTGCTGGATGACGAGACCAAATATTTCATCAACCCAACAGGTCGTTTTGTTATCGGTGGTCCTCAAGGAGACGCTGGGCTGACTGGTCGTAAAATTATTGTGGATACATATGGCGGTTATGCACGTCATGGCGGTGGTGCTTTCTCCGGTAAAGATCCTACAAAAGTGGACCGCTCTGCCGCTTATGCAGCTCGTTACGTTGCGAAAAATATTATCGCTGCAGGTCTGGCTGATAAATGCGAGATTCAACTGGCATATGCTATTGGTGTCGCTAATCCGGTTTCCATCAATGTGGATACGTATGGCACAGGTAAAGTAGCTGAAGATAAACTGGTGGAGCTGATCCGCAAGCATTTCGATCTTCGTCCAACAGGTATCATCCGCATGCTGGATCTGCGCCGTCCGATTTATCGTCAAACGGCTGCCTATGGTCATTTTGGTCGTACAGACGTTGATCTGCCATGGGAACGCGTAGACAAAGCAGAACTGTTGAGATCTGAAGCAGGTCTGTAA